The Cerasicoccus sp. TK19100 genome window below encodes:
- the scpA gene encoding methylmalonyl-CoA mutase, with protein MNNVDFSTLDYKAPEAEASREEWKEAVESRTGKALDDLMTDTMEQISVKPLYTADDYKGMEHLDFTAGLPPYLRGPYATMYVFRPWTVRQYAGFSTAEESNAFYRRNIAAGQQGLSVAFDLATHRGYDSDHPRVVGDVGKAGVAIDSVEDMKVLFDGIPLDRVSVSMTMNGAVLPIMAFYIQAGLEQGCDMKDLAGTIQNDILKEFMVRNTYIYPPAPSMKIIGDIFEYTSQKMPKFNSISISGYHMQEAGATADLEMGYTLADGLEYLRTGVNAGLDIDAFAPRLSFFWAIGKNFFMEVAKMRAARCLWAKLVNRFDPKNPKSLALRTHSQTSGWSLTEQDPFNNVIRTAVEAFASACGHTQSLHTNALDEAIALPTDFSARIARNTQLFIQEETGMTNVIDPWGGSYYVESLTHQLMQKAWAHIEEIESLGGMTKAIEEGIPKLRIEEAAARRQARIDSGKETITGLNKYRLENEDPLDILDIDNTAVRLSQIERLKKLRAERNESDVRVALEAITNCAESGKGNLLELAVDAAGKRATLGEISDAFEKVVGRYKAKIRSISGVYAKEFGEDMNVNAVQMLVKQFEETEGRRPRIMIAKMGQDGHDRGAKVVATAYADLGFDVDIGPLFQTPEEAARQAVENDVHIVAMSSLAAGHKTLLPQLVAELEKLGREDIMVVCGGVIPAQDYDYLLENGASAIFGPGTIIPESARTILQMLLEDSAEV; from the coding sequence ATGAACAACGTCGATTTCTCAACTTTGGATTACAAAGCTCCCGAGGCCGAAGCGAGCCGCGAGGAATGGAAGGAAGCCGTCGAGTCGCGCACGGGCAAGGCCCTCGATGATTTGATGACGGATACCATGGAGCAAATTTCGGTGAAGCCACTCTATACCGCCGACGACTACAAAGGCATGGAGCACTTGGATTTCACCGCCGGTCTGCCGCCATACTTGCGCGGGCCGTACGCCACGATGTATGTCTTTCGTCCCTGGACTGTCCGCCAATACGCGGGCTTCTCCACGGCTGAAGAATCCAACGCCTTCTACCGCCGCAACATCGCCGCCGGTCAGCAAGGTCTGTCGGTCGCCTTCGACTTGGCGACGCACCGTGGCTACGATTCCGACCACCCGCGCGTGGTGGGCGACGTCGGTAAAGCCGGTGTGGCCATCGACTCCGTGGAAGACATGAAGGTGCTCTTTGACGGCATCCCGCTGGACCGCGTATCTGTCTCCATGACGATGAACGGTGCCGTGCTGCCGATCATGGCTTTCTACATTCAAGCCGGCCTGGAGCAGGGCTGTGACATGAAGGACCTCGCGGGCACCATTCAGAATGACATCCTTAAGGAGTTCATGGTGCGTAACACCTACATCTACCCGCCTGCGCCATCGATGAAGATTATCGGCGACATCTTCGAATACACTTCGCAGAAGATGCCGAAGTTTAATTCGATTTCCATCTCCGGCTACCACATGCAGGAGGCGGGTGCCACGGCCGACCTCGAAATGGGCTACACGCTCGCCGACGGCCTCGAATACCTCCGCACTGGGGTTAATGCCGGGTTGGATATCGACGCCTTTGCGCCGCGCCTGTCGTTCTTCTGGGCCATCGGTAAAAACTTCTTCATGGAAGTCGCGAAGATGCGCGCCGCTCGCTGCCTATGGGCGAAGCTCGTCAACCGCTTTGATCCGAAGAACCCGAAAAGCCTTGCTCTGCGCACGCACTCGCAAACTTCAGGTTGGTCGCTGACGGAGCAGGATCCGTTTAACAACGTCATCCGCACGGCGGTCGAAGCGTTTGCCTCAGCCTGCGGTCACACGCAATCGCTGCATACCAACGCACTTGATGAGGCCATTGCGCTGCCCACGGATTTCTCGGCCCGCATTGCGCGCAACACGCAGCTTTTCATCCAGGAGGAAACTGGCATGACGAACGTTATCGACCCATGGGGTGGTAGCTACTACGTCGAGTCGCTGACGCATCAGCTGATGCAAAAGGCGTGGGCGCACATCGAGGAAATCGAGTCGCTCGGTGGCATGACCAAGGCCATAGAAGAAGGCATTCCCAAGCTGCGCATCGAAGAAGCCGCTGCTCGTCGCCAAGCCCGTATTGATTCGGGCAAGGAGACCATAACCGGCCTGAACAAGTATCGCTTGGAAAATGAAGACCCGCTCGACATCCTCGATATCGACAACACCGCAGTGCGCCTGTCGCAAATCGAGCGCCTCAAAAAGCTGCGCGCCGAGCGCAATGAGTCGGATGTCCGTGTCGCCTTGGAGGCCATTACAAACTGCGCCGAAAGCGGCAAGGGCAACTTGCTTGAGCTCGCTGTCGACGCCGCGGGTAAACGCGCAACCTTGGGCGAAATTTCCGATGCCTTCGAAAAAGTGGTCGGCCGCTACAAAGCAAAGATTCGCTCGATCTCGGGCGTTTACGCCAAGGAATTTGGAGAAGATATGAACGTTAATGCCGTGCAAATGCTCGTGAAGCAATTCGAGGAAACGGAGGGCCGCCGTCCTCGCATCATGATCGCCAAGATGGGGCAGGACGGCCATGACCGTGGCGCGAAAGTGGTCGCCACCGCCTACGCCGACCTCGGGTTCGATGTGGATATCGGGCCGCTGTTCCAAACACCGGAAGAGGCCGCGCGCCAAGCCGTGGAAAACGATGTGCACATCGTTGCCATGAGCTCGCTGGCCGCCGGTCACAAGACTCTGCTCCCGCAGCTTGTTGCCGAGCTGGAGAAGCTTGGTCGCGAAGACATCATGGTCGTCTGCGGCGGAGTAATACCCGCGCAGGACTACGATTACCTGCTCGAAAACGGAGCCAGCGCGATCTTTGGTCCTGGCACCATTATCCCCGAATCCGCGCGCACGATCTTGCAAATGTTGCTCGAAGACAGCGCGGAAGTTTAA